From one Peptoniphilaceae bacterium AMB_02 genomic stretch:
- a CDS encoding B12-binding domain-containing radical SAM protein gives MTKIALVGLNARYSHSNLAIKYLKESTKDIKTVDIYDFTINDEIEKIIRVLLKQNYSHIGFSVYIWNKQEIFRLIKAIKNINQDTKIIVGGPEVSYDGKSLMVENDNIDYVLSGEGEESFRHLVHSLVNDKDPEHESILFRKDSEILGGTVPGIISNINHIPNLYMDEKYLDENKYVYYEASRGCPFRCAFCLSSTTAGVRFKNIETVLKELETLLNNNVKLVKFIDRSFNSNPKQKEIIQYLIDNDNGITTFHMELHPSLIKEEFIDLIKLARKDLFQFEVGLQTTNIKTAKEIERVGTYDEIHKICSDLIKVGAHIHIDLIAGLPYEDLESFSKSFNDLYNIKPDKIQLGFLKLLKGSRLRIDAGKYNYRFFEDAPYEFISNNWISYSEVLQLKAVEDVVERYYNEGFFSKTTEYLIQSNYKNAWDFYLSLSVYWDNNEYMYNNISRIELYNVLYRYCVQEHPEDLDIIAELLIYDYYKSGNRKSSKFVLSDFHKNIDKETIQELLRENANTIEGRTGIVVTEILKHSIIESFNINPKLDNKTFSKEFEDKVYIIFVNLQKTVEDIILKLERI, from the coding sequence ATGACTAAAATTGCACTAGTAGGATTAAATGCCAGATATAGTCATTCTAATTTAGCAATAAAGTATTTAAAAGAATCTACTAAGGACATTAAAACTGTAGATATATACGACTTCACAATTAACGATGAGATTGAAAAAATTATTAGAGTTTTATTAAAACAGAATTATTCTCATATTGGTTTTTCAGTCTATATATGGAATAAACAAGAAATCTTTAGACTAATAAAAGCAATAAAAAATATCAATCAGGATACTAAAATCATCGTTGGAGGACCCGAAGTCTCATACGACGGAAAATCATTAATGGTAGAGAACGACAATATTGATTATGTACTATCCGGAGAAGGTGAAGAAAGCTTTAGGCATCTTGTTCATTCCCTTGTAAATGATAAGGACCCTGAACATGAATCTATACTCTTTAGAAAAGATAGTGAAATCCTCGGAGGCACTGTGCCGGGTATTATTTCAAACATAAATCATATACCTAATTTGTATATGGATGAGAAATACTTGGATGAAAACAAATATGTTTACTATGAAGCTTCCAGAGGATGTCCTTTCAGATGCGCTTTCTGCCTTTCTTCTACAACTGCGGGAGTGAGATTTAAAAATATTGAGACGGTCCTTAAAGAACTTGAAACGCTCTTAAATAATAATGTAAAACTAGTAAAATTCATCGATAGAAGCTTTAATTCAAATCCTAAACAGAAGGAGATAATTCAGTATCTAATCGACAATGATAATGGGATAACTACTTTTCACATGGAATTACATCCGTCTTTAATAAAGGAAGAGTTTATTGATTTAATCAAGCTTGCAAGAAAGGATTTATTTCAATTTGAAGTAGGACTTCAAACCACGAATATAAAGACTGCGAAAGAAATAGAAAGAGTCGGAACCTATGATGAAATACACAAGATATGTAGCGACTTGATAAAGGTTGGAGCTCATATCCATATAGACCTAATAGCTGGACTACCATATGAAGACTTGGAAAGTTTTTCTAAATCATTTAATGATTTATACAATATTAAACCTGATAAAATACAATTGGGATTTTTGAAATTGTTAAAAGGTTCGAGACTTAGAATCGATGCTGGAAAATATAATTATAGATTTTTTGAAGATGCTCCTTATGAGTTTATTTCCAACAATTGGATTTCATACAGTGAAGTGCTTCAATTAAAGGCAGTTGAAGATGTGGTAGAGAGATACTACAATGAAGGTTTTTTCAGCAAAACAACAGAGTATCTAATACAGTCTAACTATAAAAATGCCTGGGATTTTTACCTGTCACTTTCTGTTTATTGGGATAATAATGAATATATGTATAACAATATATCCCGAATAGAGCTGTACAATGTATTATACCGATACTGTGTGCAGGAACATCCCGAGGATTTAGATATAATAGCTGAATTATTGATATATGATTATTACAAGTCGGGGAATAGGAAATCTAGCAAATTTGTCTTAAGTGATTTCCATAAGAATATTGATAAAGAGACAATCCAAGAGTTGTTGAGGGAAAATGCCAATACAATTGAAGGTAGAACTGGAATTGTGGTTACCGAAATATTAAAGCATTCCATTATTGAAAGTTTTAATATCAATCCCAAACTGGATAATAAGACTTTTTCGAAGGAATTTGAAGACAAAGTTTACATTATCTTCGTTAATTTACAGAAAACAGTAGAAGATATAATTTTAAAATTAGAGAGGATATAA
- the argS gene encoding arginine--tRNA ligase: protein MKSYKEIITELLVASDIGLAYDEILETIEIPPDNAMGDYAFPCFKLAKIKRNSPVNIAKDLSETISKPQGIAKIINQGPYLNFFIDRTDIVKTVIENVKEKGDKYGSSDIGKGKNAIVEYSSTNIAKPFHIGHIRSTVIGNVIKNLYKFTGYNTTSINYLGDHGTQFGMMIAAYKLWGDDDKINENPIKELLKLYVDYNELANQDPEKMDDARRWFSELESGNPEAVKLWEWFKEISLGEFNRVYDMLGVEFDSYNGESFSSQFIDDVIKELRDKNLLEMSDGAEIINLEDEGLPNMIVIKSDGSSTYITRDIATALYRKREYDFHKNIYVVGSQQILHFQQLKACLKKMGYEWADDCIHVPFGMVSLKDQTLSTRRGQVVFLEDVLNKAVEKTEEIINERNPNLENKDEVAKQVGIGAVIFQELFSNRIKDYVFDWDNTLNYDGETGPYVQYTIARANSILERAGKINNEAIDYSLIISDSEFELASTIYNLPQKILDAVEKYEPSYVTRQLVEIASAFNSFYNACPILNAESDIKNARLELVSCTASVLRSGLKLLGIESPNKM, encoded by the coding sequence ATGAAGAGTTATAAAGAAATAATTACTGAATTACTGGTAGCAAGTGATATTGGGTTGGCATATGATGAAATTCTTGAAACTATAGAAATACCGCCCGATAATGCGATGGGAGACTATGCATTCCCTTGCTTTAAGTTAGCAAAAATTAAGAGAAATTCACCGGTAAATATCGCTAAGGATTTGTCTGAAACGATTTCTAAACCGCAAGGGATAGCCAAGATAATAAACCAAGGACCTTATCTCAACTTTTTTATAGACAGGACAGATATCGTAAAAACCGTGATAGAAAATGTTAAGGAAAAAGGCGACAAATATGGCTCATCTGATATTGGCAAAGGAAAGAATGCAATAGTTGAGTACTCTTCGACTAATATTGCTAAACCATTTCATATTGGTCATATAAGATCTACCGTAATAGGAAATGTAATTAAAAACCTTTATAAATTTACCGGATATAATACTACGAGTATAAATTATTTAGGTGATCACGGTACGCAATTCGGAATGATGATTGCTGCTTATAAACTTTGGGGCGATGACGATAAAATCAATGAAAACCCAATTAAAGAACTTCTAAAACTCTATGTAGATTATAATGAATTAGCTAATCAAGATCCTGAAAAAATGGATGATGCCAGAAGATGGTTTAGTGAACTGGAATCAGGCAATCCTGAAGCTGTAAAATTATGGGAATGGTTTAAAGAAATAAGTCTTGGTGAATTTAATAGAGTATATGATATGTTAGGAGTTGAGTTTGATTCCTATAATGGAGAATCGTTCAGTTCTCAGTTTATAGATGATGTAATTAAAGAACTGAGAGATAAAAACCTTCTGGAGATGTCAGATGGAGCAGAAATAATAAACCTTGAAGATGAAGGTCTTCCGAATATGATAGTTATTAAAAGTGATGGCAGTAGTACCTATATTACAAGGGATATTGCAACCGCTCTTTATAGAAAGAGGGAATATGACTTTCATAAAAATATATACGTCGTTGGTTCGCAGCAGATACTCCACTTCCAACAGCTAAAAGCATGTTTGAAAAAGATGGGATATGAATGGGCTGATGATTGTATCCATGTTCCTTTTGGAATGGTGAGTTTAAAAGATCAGACACTCTCTACAAGAAGAGGGCAAGTAGTTTTTTTAGAGGATGTTCTAAATAAAGCTGTAGAAAAAACAGAAGAGATAATAAATGAAAGAAATCCAAACTTAGAAAATAAGGATGAAGTTGCAAAACAGGTAGGTATCGGTGCGGTTATTTTCCAAGAATTATTCAGTAATAGAATTAAAGACTATGTCTTCGATTGGGATAATACACTGAACTACGATGGAGAAACAGGACCTTATGTACAGTATACGATAGCTAGGGCTAATAGCATACTTGAAAGAGCCGGAAAAATCAATAATGAAGCTATTGATTATTCATTAATTATAAGCGATTCTGAATTCGAACTCGCTTCTACTATTTATAATTTACCGCAAAAGATACTTGATGCAGTAGAGAAATACGAACCAAGCTATGTTACTAGACAATTAGTTGAAATAGCAAGTGCATTTAATAGTTTCTATAATGCATGTCCAATTTTAAATGCAGAATCAGATATTAAAAATGCAAGGTTGGAGTTAGTAAGTTGCACTGCTAGTGTGCTTAGATCTGGACTAAAATTATTAGGTATTGAGTCTCCAAACAAAATGTAG
- a CDS encoding pirin family protein, giving the protein MGAVKMVVRGVPARDGAGVNLVRVLGRGTVVDFDPFLMLDSFDSRDPDDYIRGFPMHPHRGIETLTYLVKGEIDHEDSLGNKGKILDGSAQWMTAGSGIMHKEMPQPSDRMLGIQLWINLPSGEKLTIPKYFDIQEADISKGNFDFGVIRVISGELLDVKGLKPNHLEVDFYDVELYENETIEIPKITEKNAFLFLLEGDVEIDNEKYFEKSALLLSDESSVSIKASGSNARILFIQGPPVKEPIAWGGPVVMNTQAELQEAYRDLRENTFIKHNI; this is encoded by the coding sequence ATGGGAGCTGTAAAGATGGTTGTAAGAGGTGTACCTGCTAGAGATGGTGCAGGTGTTAATCTGGTAAGGGTACTTGGGAGAGGTACTGTAGTAGATTTTGATCCCTTCTTAATGTTGGATTCATTTGATAGTAGAGATCCTGACGACTATATAAGAGGATTTCCAATGCATCCTCATAGAGGAATTGAAACACTAACTTACTTGGTTAAGGGAGAAATTGATCATGAGGATAGTTTAGGCAATAAAGGAAAAATTCTTGATGGATCTGCTCAGTGGATGACTGCAGGTTCAGGAATAATGCACAAGGAAATGCCGCAACCTTCTGATAGAATGCTTGGAATACAGTTATGGATAAATTTACCAAGTGGTGAAAAACTTACAATTCCAAAATACTTCGATATACAGGAAGCAGATATTTCTAAAGGTAATTTTGATTTTGGGGTTATTAGGGTTATTTCTGGCGAATTACTAGATGTTAAGGGATTAAAGCCTAATCATCTAGAAGTAGATTTTTATGATGTAGAATTGTATGAAAATGAAACCATTGAAATACCAAAAATAACTGAAAAAAATGCATTTTTATTTTTACTTGAAGGAGATGTCGAAATAGATAATGAAAAATACTTTGAGAAATCAGCCCTTTTATTATCAGATGAATCATCAGTGAGTATAAAAGCATCAGGTTCAAATGCAAGGATTCTTTTTATTCAAGGACCACCGGTTAAAGAACCAATAGCATGGGGAGGTCCTGTAGTAATGAATACTCAAGCTGAGTTGCAAGAAGCTTATAGAGACTTAAGAGAAAATACATTTATTAAGCATAATATTTAA
- the wrbA gene encoding NAD(P)H:quinone oxidoreductase, producing MTNLLIVYYSQTGHNFEMAKWAEDEAKSKGVNIRLRKVRELADKANMNPAWEKYLEDSQDIEEASSEDLEWADGILISTPTRFGIVPAQMKLFIDSQGGLWAEGKLTNKVVSAMTSAQNNNGGQEMTLMSIYASMMHWGAIIVPPGYTDTSIFKAGGNPYGTSGTATNEGFANDLEDAVRHQVSRLIEITKKFNE from the coding sequence ATGACAAATTTATTAATCGTATACTATAGCCAAACAGGACATAATTTTGAAATGGCAAAATGGGCAGAAGATGAAGCAAAATCGAAAGGTGTAAATATTAGACTTAGAAAAGTAAGAGAATTAGCCGATAAGGCAAACATGAATCCGGCTTGGGAGAAGTATCTAGAGGATTCACAAGATATTGAGGAAGCATCCAGCGAAGATTTGGAATGGGCAGATGGAATTTTAATTTCTACACCTACCAGATTTGGAATCGTACCTGCTCAAATGAAATTATTTATAGATTCTCAAGGTGGACTATGGGCGGAAGGTAAACTAACTAATAAAGTAGTGTCTGCAATGACTTCTGCTCAAAACAATAATGGTGGACAGGAAATGACTTTAATGTCAATTTACGCTAGTATGATGCATTGGGGAGCAATAATTGTTCCTCCAGGATATACTGATACAAGTATTTTCAAAGCAGGTGGAAATCCATATGGAACCAGTGGAACAGCTACAAATGAAGGATTTGCAAATGATTTAGAAGATGCTGTTAGACATCAAGTTAGCAGATTAATAGAGATTACTAAGAAATTCAACGAATAA
- a CDS encoding acyl-CoA dehydratase activase, translating to MNFIGIDIGSTASKVAVRGGKSLEFILPSGWNSKETAMKILDVLKEEHNIEINQDSRVISTGYGRVSVPYSNKIITEITCHAKGAVDIYGIDNLTVVDVGGQDTKVISIKGGYVNDFIMNDKCSAGTGRFLEIMANRLGITLDELFDLALKGELIKISSMCTVFAESEIISLMGSGEKRENIAAGIVDSVVQKVVQLAQRQGIENDIALTGGLACNNDFVASLSRKIGKPILSDPIGKYAGAIGAAMIGLEKFMKRGTI from the coding sequence GTGAATTTTATTGGGATTGATATAGGATCAACTGCAAGTAAGGTAGCTGTTCGGGGTGGAAAATCCTTAGAATTTATTTTACCCTCCGGTTGGAATAGCAAAGAAACTGCTATGAAGATACTCGATGTTTTGAAAGAAGAGCATAATATCGAGATTAATCAAGATTCAAGAGTTATATCAACCGGATATGGTAGAGTCAGCGTTCCATACTCTAATAAGATAATAACCGAAATCACCTGTCATGCAAAAGGTGCCGTTGATATTTACGGCATTGATAACTTGACAGTTGTTGATGTAGGCGGACAAGATACAAAGGTTATATCTATTAAAGGTGGGTATGTTAATGATTTTATAATGAATGACAAATGTTCCGCAGGTACAGGTAGATTTCTTGAAATAATGGCCAATAGACTCGGAATTACTCTTGATGAATTATTTGATTTGGCACTTAAAGGAGAACTGATTAAGATAAGTTCAATGTGTACCGTCTTTGCTGAATCGGAAATCATCAGTTTAATGGGTAGTGGTGAGAAAAGAGAGAATATAGCAGCAGGTATTGTGGATTCGGTTGTTCAAAAAGTCGTACAGTTGGCTCAAAGACAGGGTATTGAAAATGATATTGCACTTACTGGTGGGCTTGCTTGCAATAACGATTTTGTAGCAAGTTTGAGTAGAAAAATTGGAAAACCAATATTATCTGATCCCATTGGGAAATATGCAGGTGCTATTGGTGCTGCAATGATTGGTTTAGAAAAATTTATGAAAAGAGGTACAATATGA
- a CDS encoding endonuclease MutS2: MNERSIRVLEFDKVKNTLIDFAQSEIGKEKCESIKPINDIDEISFLQEQTSEANRLISKRGNPPLFGLYDVIDAIIFAEKGGALSPLNLLRIADGLRVVRELKKYISSEEIQEDSVHISGLIQNLYSFREIEEEIDRAIISDTEISDNASRELRSIRMQLRKKNDDIKAKLNSIVNSKNTSAALQDAIVTIREGRYVVPIRSEYKNRFPGVVHDQSSSGATVFIEPLAVVNLNNEIKMLELKETEEINRILKRLSGMVGQNRAEIASNQKILAELDFIFARGRLSVHMNAVKPELNLEGIIDLKNAKHPLLNVKNIVPISIRLGDGFTTLVITGPNTGGKTVTLKTVGLLTLMAQSGLHIPAQEGSVLAVFDDVFSDIGDEQSIEQSLSTFSSHMTNIVKILKQYSSNSLILLDELGAGTDPTEGAALAMSILDILLKNNIRTIATTHYSQLKIYALSTEGVMNASVEFNVDTLSPTYRLLIGIPGKSNAFEISKRLGLDESLIDYAKDLISSDNKEFEDVLSGIEKDRKLIEQKREEIETHKDEIEKLKIKLNKEIENNISRRDRIIEEAKKEAYEILNGAKEEASEILREMNTMRTSVDKSKISKAHKLTDDLRKSMENYDTTDYDFLNITSEEEVGELKLGDEVEIITLGQSGHVVELPDSKGNLTVEIGILKVNSNIDQIKRVKSVEKSESKTGIKNIIKQKSGQNIGSEIDIRGRNIEEAILELDKYIDNAYIVGLKEIRIIHGKGTGVLREGIKKYLRKHKNISKQRLGEFSEGGDGVTVATLK; this comes from the coding sequence ATGAATGAGAGATCCATAAGAGTTCTTGAATTTGATAAAGTAAAAAATACTTTAATAGATTTTGCACAATCTGAAATTGGAAAAGAAAAATGCGAATCTATTAAACCAATAAACGATATTGATGAGATTAGTTTTTTACAAGAACAGACCTCAGAAGCAAATAGATTGATATCAAAAAGAGGGAATCCCCCTCTTTTTGGATTATACGACGTCATTGACGCAATTATATTTGCAGAAAAAGGTGGGGCACTCAGCCCTCTCAATCTGCTTAGAATTGCAGATGGTTTGCGAGTTGTAAGAGAGCTAAAGAAGTATATATCCTCAGAAGAAATTCAAGAGGATTCGGTCCATATTTCAGGACTTATACAAAATCTCTATAGTTTTAGAGAAATTGAAGAAGAAATAGATAGAGCGATTATTTCTGATACTGAAATTTCCGATAATGCAAGTAGAGAATTGAGAAGTATTAGGATGCAGTTAAGAAAGAAGAATGACGATATCAAGGCTAAACTTAATTCAATAGTGAATTCTAAAAATACTTCAGCAGCACTTCAAGATGCTATAGTGACTATAAGGGAAGGAAGATATGTAGTTCCTATTAGAAGTGAATATAAAAATAGATTTCCAGGAGTAGTCCATGATCAGTCTTCAAGTGGTGCTACAGTTTTTATTGAACCATTGGCTGTAGTAAACTTGAATAATGAAATAAAAATGCTCGAATTAAAGGAAACTGAAGAAATAAACAGAATTCTAAAAAGACTATCGGGAATGGTCGGCCAAAATAGAGCAGAAATAGCATCTAATCAAAAGATATTGGCAGAATTAGATTTTATATTTGCCAGAGGAAGATTGTCGGTGCATATGAATGCAGTAAAGCCTGAGCTGAACCTAGAAGGAATTATTGATTTAAAGAATGCCAAACATCCATTATTAAATGTTAAAAACATAGTTCCTATTTCTATAAGACTGGGAGACGGCTTTACAACATTGGTTATTACAGGTCCTAATACAGGAGGAAAGACCGTTACATTAAAGACGGTTGGATTATTGACATTAATGGCTCAATCAGGACTTCATATACCTGCCCAAGAAGGATCGGTTTTAGCTGTATTTGATGATGTCTTTTCCGATATTGGTGATGAACAAAGCATCGAACAGTCATTATCAACATTTTCATCACATATGACCAATATAGTAAAGATATTAAAACAGTATTCTTCAAATTCTTTAATTTTACTGGATGAGCTGGGTGCAGGTACAGATCCAACTGAAGGAGCTGCACTGGCGATGTCAATATTAGACATACTGCTGAAAAATAATATTCGAACAATAGCCACAACGCACTATTCTCAGCTTAAGATATATGCATTATCTACGGAAGGGGTAATGAATGCATCTGTAGAATTTAATGTAGACACACTTAGTCCAACTTATAGATTATTAATAGGAATACCCGGAAAATCAAATGCTTTTGAAATTTCCAAAAGGTTGGGTTTGGATGAGAGTCTTATAGATTATGCAAAAGATTTAATTTCCAGTGACAACAAAGAGTTTGAAGATGTACTATCAGGAATTGAGAAAGATCGTAAGCTTATAGAACAAAAACGGGAAGAAATAGAAACTCATAAGGATGAGATAGAGAAGCTAAAAATAAAATTAAATAAAGAAATAGAGAATAATATAAGTAGAAGAGATAGAATTATAGAGGAAGCTAAGAAAGAAGCCTATGAAATATTAAATGGAGCTAAAGAAGAAGCGAGTGAAATACTTAGAGAAATGAACACTATGAGAACATCTGTAGATAAATCTAAGATTTCAAAAGCTCATAAACTTACGGATGATTTAAGAAAGAGTATGGAAAATTATGATACAACCGATTACGATTTTTTAAATATAACGAGCGAAGAAGAAGTCGGAGAATTAAAGCTTGGAGATGAAGTCGAGATTATCACACTTGGACAGAGTGGACATGTAGTGGAACTCCCTGATTCTAAGGGCAATCTTACCGTAGAGATAGGAATACTGAAAGTAAATTCCAATATAGATCAGATAAAAAGAGTAAAAAGTGTAGAAAAATCCGAATCCAAAACCGGAATCAAGAATATTATCAAGCAAAAGTCCGGGCAAAACATTGGTAGTGAAATTGATATAAGAGGTAGGAATATAGAAGAAGCTATATTGGAATTGGATAAATACATTGACAATGCATATATTGTCGGATTGAAGGAGATAAGAATTATCCACGGGAAGGGTACCGGTGTCTTAAGAGAAGGTATAAAAAAATATCTAAGAAAACATAAGAATATTTCCAAGCAAAGACTTGGAGAGTTTAGCGAAGGTGGAGACGGAGTTACCGTAGCTACACTAAAATAG
- a CDS encoding double-cubane-cluster-containing anaerobic reductase, translating to MIDIKKELPEIFNDFAESRQNAFLKVKEIKEQDIPVIGVFCTFFPQELALAIGATAVSLCSTSDETIPVAEKDLPKNLCPLIKSSYGFAITDKCPFFYFSDLVVGETTCDGKKKMYEYLGETFNVHVMELPNKKTDESIKLWKSEIIKLKEVLEEQFGVEITEERLLEGIRIKNAERSAVKDFYSMMKEDELPIMGLELWHVLNGIQFHFDRASIPQELKLLKEKILSEHKHISGKPRILITGCPIGAATEKVIEAVEENGGVVVAFENCGGAKAIDRNVHIDEGVDMYDAIAEKYINIGCACISPNPNRRELLSRLINEYKVDGVIDMHLQACQPFQVESLKIKRLSDEENNVPYMSVETDYSQSDVGQLNTRIAAFIEMI from the coding sequence ATGATCGATATTAAAAAAGAATTACCAGAGATATTTAATGATTTTGCAGAAAGTAGACAAAATGCATTTTTAAAAGTAAAGGAAATCAAGGAACAAGATATTCCTGTTATAGGAGTGTTCTGTACTTTCTTTCCTCAAGAATTAGCACTGGCTATAGGAGCTACGGCTGTTTCTCTATGTTCTACAAGCGACGAAACCATCCCAGTTGCTGAAAAAGACTTACCTAAAAACCTATGCCCGCTTATAAAATCAAGCTACGGATTTGCCATAACTGATAAATGTCCGTTCTTCTATTTTTCTGATTTAGTCGTTGGAGAAACAACCTGTGACGGAAAGAAAAAAATGTATGAATATCTTGGAGAAACATTCAATGTTCATGTTATGGAACTCCCAAACAAAAAAACTGATGAGAGCATCAAACTTTGGAAATCTGAGATTATTAAATTAAAAGAAGTTTTGGAAGAACAATTTGGAGTAGAAATTACAGAAGAAAGATTACTTGAAGGCATCCGAATAAAAAATGCAGAGAGAAGTGCTGTAAAAGATTTTTATTCGATGATGAAAGAAGATGAACTTCCAATTATGGGGCTGGAACTCTGGCATGTACTTAACGGAATACAATTTCACTTTGATAGAGCATCTATTCCACAAGAACTAAAATTATTAAAAGAAAAGATCTTATCTGAACACAAGCACATAAGTGGTAAACCTAGGATACTTATCACAGGTTGTCCTATAGGCGCAGCTACTGAAAAAGTAATTGAAGCAGTCGAAGAAAACGGTGGTGTGGTAGTAGCATTTGAAAACTGTGGTGGTGCAAAAGCAATAGATAGAAATGTACATATAGATGAGGGTGTTGACATGTATGATGCTATTGCAGAAAAGTATATAAATATTGGTTGTGCATGCATCTCTCCTAACCCAAATAGAAGAGAACTATTATCCAGACTAATTAATGAATATAAAGTCGACGGAGTAATTGACATGCATCTACAAGCTTGCCAACCGTTCCAGGTAGAATCATTAAAGATTAAAAGACTATCTGACGAAGAAAATAATGTACCATACATGAGTGTGGAAACAGATTATTCACAATCCGATGTCGGTCAATTAAATACTCGTATTGCTGCATTTATTGAAATGATTTAA
- a CDS encoding MarR family transcriptional regulator: MNKSYGIESDINLKLWVVSNRFTLGIHRELLKTFKKYGLSTSQFAVLEVLYHKGDMTVGEIIDKILISGGNITLVIKNLEQKNFLTIHPDCDDGRKRVISITDEGKEIVSKAFLEHLEVLNNLLEVFDNEEKECLIKLLKHGYEYRR; this comes from the coding sequence ATGAATAAGAGCTATGGAATAGAAAGTGATATTAATCTTAAATTATGGGTTGTAAGTAATAGGTTTACTCTAGGAATCCATCGAGAACTACTTAAGACTTTTAAGAAGTATGGGTTATCGACTTCCCAATTCGCAGTTCTAGAAGTCCTTTATCATAAAGGGGATATGACTGTTGGAGAAATAATAGATAAAATACTAATATCCGGAGGAAATATTACTCTAGTAATTAAAAATTTAGAACAGAAGAATTTTCTTACAATTCATCCTGATTGTGATGATGGTAGAAAGAGAGTTATTTCAATAACAGATGAAGGCAAAGAAATTGTGTCAAAGGCTTTTTTAGAACATCTTGAAGTTCTAAATAATCTATTAGAAGTTTTTGATAATGAAGAGAAAGAGTGTTTGATAAAATTATTAAAACATGGTTATGAATACAGGAGGTAA